One Fundulus heteroclitus isolate FHET01 chromosome 1, MU-UCD_Fhet_4.1, whole genome shotgun sequence genomic window carries:
- the rarga gene encoding retinoic acid receptor gamma-A isoform X2 → MFDCMEALGMGPRQLYDVTSRGACMLRKASPFFPALDPFAWTGSASVQSVETQSTSSEEMVPSSPSPPPPPRVYKPCFVCQDKSSGYHYGVSSCEGCKGFFRRSIQKNMVYTCHRDKNCQINKVTRNRCQYCRLQKCFEVGMSKEAVRNDRNKKKKDVKEEVVLPESYELSGELEELVNKVSKAHQETFPSLCQLGKYTTNSSSDHRVQLDLGLWDKFSELSTKCIIKIVEFAKRLPGFTTLTIADQITLLKSACLDILMLRICTRYTPEQDTMTFSDGLTLNRTQMHNAGFGPLTDLVFAFAGQLLPLEMDDTETGLLSAICLICGDRMDLEEPEKVDKLQEPLLEALKIYARRRRPNKPHMFPRMLMKITDLRGISTKGAERAITLKMEIPGPMPPLIREMLENPDAFEDQTESDERAAPPPPPPPPPQPPALVVKQEAEDEDDSWGTENCSEPSPEEEDEDDDDDLGEEERDRGSDSDGEPWGVLENLDGARKGLVGRAQ, encoded by the exons ATGTTCGACTGCATGGAAGCCCTGGGAATGGGCCCCCGTCAGCTCTATGATGTCACCAGCCGCGGTGCGTGCATGCTGCGGAAGGCGAGCCCCTTCTTCCCAGCTCTGGACCCGTTCGCCTGGACAGGCAGTGCCAGTGTTCAGT cggtggagacccagagcaccAGCTCAGAAGAGATGGTACCCAGTTCTCCGtctccccctcctccacctcGGGTCTACAAACCCTGCTTTGTGTGTCAGGACAAGTCCTCAGGGTACCACTACGGGGTCAGTTCCTGCGAGGGCTGCAAG GGTTTCTTCCGTCGCAGTATCCAAAAGAACATGGTGTACACCTGTCACCGTGACAAAAACTGCCAGATTAACAAGGTCACACGCAACCGCTGCCAGTACTGCAGGCTGCAGAAGTGCTTTGAGGTCGGCATGTCCAAGGAAG CAGTACgtaatgacagaaacaagaagaagaaggacgTGAAGGAGGAAGTGGTGCTACCAGAGAGCTATGAGCTGAGTGGAGAGCTCGAAGAGCTGGTCAATAAAGTCAGCAAAGCTCACCAAGAAACATTTCCCTCGCTTTGCCAGCTGGGAAAATACACCACC AACTCCAGCTCAGACCACCGCGTTCAGCTAGATCTGGGTCTCTGGGACAAGTTCAGCGAGCTCTCCACCAAATGCATCATCAAGATCGTGGAGTTTGCCAAGCGCCTGCCGGGCTTCACCACCCTCACCATCGCTGACCAAATCACTCTGCTAAAGTCGGCCTGCCTGGACATCCTG ATGCTGAGAATCTGCACACGCTACACCCCCGAACAGGACACTATGACCTTCTCAGACGGCCTGACTTTGAACCGAACTCAGATGCACAACGCAGGCTTCGGACCGCTCACAGACCTGGTTTTTGCCTTTGCTGGCCAACTTCTGCCCCTGGAGATGGATGACACTGAAACTGGCCTCCTCAGTGCCATCTGCCTCATCTGCGGAG atcgcATGGATCTTGAAGAGCCTGAAAAGGTGGATAAGCTACAAGAGCCTCTTCTGGAGGCTCTTAAGATCTACGCCCGTCGCCGCCGCCCCAACAAACCCCACATGTTCCCCCGCATGCTGATGAAGATCACCGACCTCAGAGGAATCAGCACTAAAG GTGCAGAAAGGGCCATCACTCTAAAGATGGAGATCCCGGGCCCGATGCCCCCTTTGATCAGGGAGATGCTGGAGAACCCGGACGCCTTCGAAGATCAAACGGAGAGCGACGAGCGCGCGGCGCCCCCGCCGCCacctccgccgccgccgcagcCACCGGCGCTGGTTGTGAAGCAGGAGGCTGAGGACGAGGACGACAGCTGGGGCACGGAAAACTGCAGCGAGCCGTCGCCggaagaggaggacgaggacGACGATGACGACCTGGGAGAGGAGGAGCGAGACAGGGGCTCGGACAGTGACGGGGAGCCCTGGGGGGTGTTGGAGAACCTGGACGGGGCGAGGAAAGGCCTCGTTGGGAGGGCGCAGTGA